In Pedobacter sp. WC2423, the following are encoded in one genomic region:
- a CDS encoding sugar porter family MFS transporter encodes MKKHSVLAWSMVVALGGFLFGFDTAVISGAEKSIQQFWNLSAFAHGLTISIALIGTVIGSLIGSKPSDRFGRKNTLYFVAAAYLLSSLGTALADNWHVFLAFRFLGGLGVGISSVTAPIYISEVSPAHRRGRLVGLFQFNVVLGILISYLSNYLLSQGGEASWRWMLGVQAFPSIIFLVLIYFIPESPRWLILKRGATAKALEILRIINPLNCEEELASIQKSGLDIQQNKSADGLFSGKYNKPVVLAVLFAFFNQVSGINAIIYYAPRIFEMAGLGAHSSLLSTVGIGIVNFIFTLLAINIIDKVGRKTLMLIGSIGLIASLALIAFTFLGAKSSGFQIPIYVMLFIAFFAFSQGAVIWVFISEIFPNQVRAKGQTLGSSTHWVMAALIAFCFPYLAESFGGANIFFFFCAMMVLQLIFVWRMMPETKGQSLEQIETGIVMH; translated from the coding sequence ATGAAAAAACATTCCGTCCTGGCTTGGTCCATGGTCGTAGCCCTTGGCGGCTTTCTGTTCGGATTTGATACTGCTGTGATTTCTGGTGCAGAGAAATCAATTCAGCAATTCTGGAATCTTTCTGCTTTTGCTCACGGTCTTACGATCTCTATTGCACTTATAGGAACTGTTATTGGTTCTCTTATCGGTTCAAAACCCTCAGATCGTTTTGGGAGAAAAAACACTTTATACTTTGTTGCGGCAGCTTATCTGCTTTCTTCGCTGGGAACTGCCTTAGCAGATAACTGGCATGTATTTTTAGCATTTAGATTTCTGGGAGGACTGGGCGTAGGGATTTCTTCAGTTACTGCACCGATCTATATCTCGGAAGTTTCTCCGGCTCACCGCAGAGGCAGACTGGTTGGTTTATTTCAGTTCAATGTCGTACTTGGAATCCTGATCTCTTATCTTTCAAACTATCTTTTAAGCCAGGGAGGAGAAGCTTCCTGGAGATGGATGCTTGGTGTGCAGGCATTTCCTTCCATTATCTTTTTGGTACTGATCTATTTTATTCCGGAAAGTCCCCGCTGGTTAATCCTTAAAAGAGGAGCTACAGCAAAGGCGCTGGAAATCCTCAGGATTATCAATCCGCTAAACTGTGAGGAAGAACTTGCTTCAATTCAAAAATCCGGTTTAGACATTCAGCAGAATAAATCAGCAGATGGGCTTTTTTCCGGTAAGTATAACAAACCAGTCGTACTAGCCGTTTTGTTTGCCTTTTTCAACCAGGTTTCGGGTATTAATGCGATTATTTACTATGCGCCAAGAATATTTGAAATGGCCGGTCTGGGAGCACATTCTTCACTGCTTTCTACAGTAGGTATCGGTATTGTCAATTTCATCTTTACACTGCTGGCCATCAATATTATTGATAAAGTAGGCAGAAAAACACTCATGTTAATCGGATCGATTGGATTAATTGCTTCATTGGCACTAATTGCATTTACCTTTTTAGGCGCAAAATCCAGTGGGTTTCAGATTCCAATCTATGTGATGCTTTTTATTGCTTTTTTTGCTTTTTCGCAAGGTGCGGTAATCTGGGTTTTCATTTCTGAGATTTTTCCAAACCAGGTACGTGCAAAAGGGCAAACGCTTGGAAGCTCTACGCATTGGGTCATGGCTGCATTGATTGCATTCTGTTTTCCTTATCTGGCAGAATCCTTTGGTGGTGCTAATATCTTTTTCTTCTTCTGTGCGATGATGGTGTTACAGTTAATATTTGTCTGGAGAATGATGCCTGAAACAAAAGGTCAGTCTTTGGAACAGATAGAAACTGGAATTGTAATGCATTAA
- a CDS encoding substrate-binding domain-containing protein, which produces MVQKHLFLTRIFILVLLSALLLSCGKKKKKDAQYVIAFSQCVGSDLWRRTMLEEMKMELSLHPDAQLIYRDANNSSERQISQVKEMLDKGIDILIISPNEASPLTPIVEQAYNKGIPVIIIDRKISSSSYTAYVGADNYQIGKMAGEYVGSLLAGKGNIIEIMGLPGSSPAIERQKGFSKGLERFKGIKIAAQIYGDWLKPDSEKQLLKFKEALTYTDLIFAHNDQMASGAKEVLHQLGLTKRIKIIGIDALPGSGGGLQMIDSKVINASMLYPTGGKEAISTAFKILGKASFDKENILPSLVIDSSNVQLMKMQWNKFSSQQQDIERQQTLLEEQRSLFDNQQFILNIIVIALVLSFVFGGLAFFSLQENRKINKKLEANNLEILNQRNQLIKMSEKAKTATEAKLNFFTNISHEFRTPLTLILSPLEDLIKNEKINALAGQNLKLIHKNVFRLLRLINQLIEYRKIELDKMHIKASANDLTDFVNEILESFQHSAKKRNIDLRLISTEKDIVVWFDANMLDKVIFNLLSNALKFTTANGTIHLTIKRQDRFIAIEVKDNGTGMEPEEVNHIFEHFYQAESNAARGSGLGLSLSKELMKLHHGDLIVESKKWYGTTFTIKLLTGEDHFSVKEKSVQPLLKEELHENAKIYTTDLEERKEQKSSDALRQLKEQSILIIEDNSDLLYYLGDKFDDEYEIFIANTGESGITSAYEQVPDLIICDVVLPDLSGRQISEKLKSDVRTSHIPIILLTAQDSLEQQINGIESMADAYIIKPFNYNYLLANVRNLLKNRLLLKSHYTSDISSIAKQPISKSLDKKFINDFSGLVEQNLGNENFSVEQISKTLGVSRVQLYRKIKALLDCSVNDYILNRRLKKARYLLTNERYSIAEITYMVGFSSPNYFSTVFKSKYGMRPSEFKRNQTTNL; this is translated from the coding sequence ATGGTTCAAAAACATCTCTTCCTTACCAGAATATTTATTCTGGTCTTGCTAAGTGCTTTACTTTTATCGTGCGGAAAGAAGAAAAAGAAAGATGCGCAATATGTCATCGCATTTTCTCAATGTGTAGGCTCTGATCTATGGCGAAGAACTATGCTGGAAGAAATGAAAATGGAGCTTTCACTTCATCCCGATGCTCAATTAATTTACAGGGATGCGAATAACAGCAGCGAAAGGCAAATTTCACAGGTTAAAGAAATGCTTGACAAAGGAATCGATATCCTCATCATTTCTCCAAATGAGGCCAGCCCCCTGACACCCATTGTAGAACAGGCCTATAATAAAGGTATTCCGGTGATTATCATTGATCGTAAAATATCTTCATCCTCTTATACCGCCTATGTTGGTGCAGATAATTATCAGATCGGTAAGATGGCTGGTGAATATGTAGGCTCTTTACTTGCCGGAAAGGGAAATATCATTGAAATTATGGGGCTGCCAGGATCTTCTCCTGCAATTGAGCGGCAAAAAGGATTTTCAAAAGGACTGGAAAGATTCAAAGGGATCAAGATCGCTGCACAAATTTATGGAGACTGGCTAAAGCCAGACTCAGAAAAGCAACTCTTGAAATTTAAAGAAGCACTGACTTATACAGACCTTATTTTTGCGCATAATGATCAGATGGCTTCAGGAGCAAAAGAGGTACTCCATCAGCTTGGCTTAACAAAAAGAATTAAAATTATTGGTATAGATGCACTGCCGGGATCAGGTGGCGGACTGCAGATGATCGACAGTAAAGTAATTAATGCGAGCATGTTATACCCTACCGGGGGTAAAGAGGCTATTTCAACTGCTTTCAAAATACTGGGCAAAGCATCTTTTGATAAAGAAAACATACTGCCTTCATTGGTTATTGATTCATCAAATGTTCAGCTGATGAAAATGCAGTGGAATAAATTCAGCAGCCAACAGCAGGATATTGAACGCCAGCAGACGTTACTGGAAGAGCAACGGTCTCTTTTTGATAACCAGCAGTTTATTTTAAACATTATAGTGATTGCATTGGTACTTTCTTTTGTATTTGGTGGTTTAGCTTTTTTTTCCCTTCAGGAAAACAGGAAGATCAACAAAAAACTGGAGGCCAATAACCTGGAGATTTTAAATCAGCGTAACCAGCTGATAAAGATGTCAGAAAAAGCAAAAACAGCTACTGAAGCCAAACTCAATTTCTTTACGAATATTTCGCATGAATTTCGTACCCCATTGACATTGATACTTTCGCCCCTGGAAGATCTGATTAAAAATGAAAAAATAAATGCACTGGCCGGGCAAAACCTAAAATTGATTCATAAAAATGTATTCAGATTGCTCAGGCTCATTAATCAGCTGATCGAATATCGAAAAATAGAACTTGATAAAATGCATATAAAGGCGTCAGCAAATGATCTGACTGATTTTGTCAATGAAATATTGGAAAGTTTTCAGCACAGCGCAAAAAAAAGAAATATAGACCTCAGGCTGATCTCAACAGAAAAGGACATTGTGGTATGGTTTGATGCAAATATGTTAGACAAGGTCATCTTTAATCTCTTATCCAATGCTCTTAAATTTACCACTGCGAATGGAACAATACATTTAACCATCAAGCGTCAGGATCGTTTTATAGCCATAGAAGTTAAAGATAACGGAACCGGAATGGAGCCCGAGGAGGTTAATCATATATTTGAGCACTTTTATCAGGCCGAGTCAAATGCTGCAAGAGGATCTGGATTAGGCCTGTCCTTATCCAAAGAACTGATGAAACTTCATCACGGAGATTTAATAGTAGAAAGTAAAAAATGGTATGGTACAACCTTTACTATAAAATTATTAACCGGGGAAGATCACTTCAGCGTAAAAGAAAAATCCGTTCAACCTTTGCTCAAAGAGGAACTGCATGAAAATGCAAAAATTTATACCACAGATTTAGAGGAGCGCAAAGAACAAAAAAGCAGTGACGCGCTCAGACAACTGAAAGAACAATCTATATTGATTATTGAGGACAATTCTGACCTGCTTTATTATCTGGGAGATAAATTTGATGACGAATATGAGATATTCATCGCTAATACAGGAGAAAGTGGTATCACTTCTGCCTATGAGCAAGTACCAGATCTGATTATCTGTGATGTTGTTCTTCCTGACCTTTCAGGCAGACAAATTTCAGAGAAACTTAAATCCGATGTCCGTACCTCACATATCCCGATCATTCTGTTAACAGCTCAAGATAGCCTCGAACAACAGATAAATGGTATTGAAAGCATGGCAGATGCCTATATTATCAAGCCATTTAATTATAATTATCTCCTGGCCAATGTCAGGAATCTGCTAAAAAACCGATTGTTGTTAAAGTCTCACTATACAAGTGATATCAGTTCAATTGCTAAACAGCCCATTTCCAAAAGTCTGGATAAGAAATTTATCAATGATTTTTCTGGCCTTGTAGAACAGAACCTGGGTAATGAAAACTTCAGTGTTGAGCAGATCAGTAAGACTTTAGGTGTTTCGAGAGTTCAGCTATACAGAAAAATAAAAGCTTTACTGGATTGCAGTGTAAACGATTATATACTGAACAGGAGATTGAAGAAAGCAAGATACCTATTGACCAATGAAAGATATAGCATAGCAGAAATCACTTACATGGTTGGCTTTTCTTCCCCAAATTATTTTTCTACAGTCTTTAAATCAAAGTATGGAATGAGACCAAGTGAATTCAAAAGGAACCAAACAACGAACCTATAA
- a CDS encoding SusC/RagA family TonB-linked outer membrane protein, with the protein MRKFYLTWLFVLVAIGLALGQTKSVSGVVTDSESVPLEAVTVVIVGTQKITRTDANGTFRIEVAAGQSLRFIYIGADPLTYPVNAESANLKIKLGISINKLNEVVVTGYQKERRKDITGAVNVVDVAKIKDIPSGNAMKSLQGRVPGVLITTDGSPTGQAVVRIRGIGTLGNNDPLYVIDGIPTKNGMEQLNQSDIESIQVLKDASSATIYGSRAANGVIIITTKKAKKGFSKVDFNASASIQNYATKLKTLNAEERGRAYWQASINDKVNPNNNQIYQYDWNNNFNNPVLNSVIFPEYIDAAKTMKPADTHWFDEISQNSIIQSYDATVSNGGEKGNSLFSIGYYDNKGIVRKSRSQKYTARFNSDYNYLNNKLKVGENFSVSYIKNALIPSSDILFASLVQQPVVPVHTVTGGWGGPAAGMTDRQNPVRLIEDNTQNSANFFRLFGNAYADYQLIPGLNFRTNFGVDYNGTYQRLLKKSYTSGFLSDPANQVSNSQAYQGNVIWQNTLNYKVTHEKHQIEVLLGQEYIKNINQEFSASRQGLALENIDYAYLNAGTTNTLNGGSGAGNRLLSYFGKANYSYNDRYIASVTLRRDGSSRFGKENRYGIFPAFSLGWRLSEEKFIKDLGLFSDLKLRYGWGRSGNQEIPNNATLSLYSAIYGTDPTWDFDRGTAYDIKGAGTGQLPSGFTSIQQGNDKLKWESLKESNFGVDFGLWNNKVTGSIDYFIKKTSDILISPGYLAVLGDGGNSYSNGASLQNKGLDAIISYEDKIGSDFGFNLTGNFSLYRNKVTYLPKDVLASYPGNGTDKNVLGRAINSYFGYVADGLFTSQAEVDTYASQPGKGLGRIKYKDLNGDGVINDLDRDFIGSNSPKFTYGLNVSLTYKNFDMSFFLQAVNVDVMNEFKTYTDFSSLWTGTNWGSRTLDAWTPANPNSTIPALTLVDRNNEGRSSTYFIENGSYLKLRNLQIGFNLKKALNMKIQNLRVYIQGSNLFTIKSKSFTGTDPEIPNYGFPVPIVGTIGLNITL; encoded by the coding sequence ATGAGAAAATTTTACCTCACCTGGCTTTTTGTCCTGGTGGCGATTGGCTTGGCATTGGGCCAGACCAAATCTGTCAGCGGAGTCGTTACCGATAGCGAGTCCGTTCCCCTGGAAGCAGTTACTGTGGTTATAGTCGGTACACAGAAAATTACAAGGACTGATGCTAATGGTACATTCAGAATCGAAGTAGCTGCAGGGCAGTCTTTACGGTTTATTTATATCGGTGCCGATCCATTAACCTATCCGGTAAATGCAGAGTCTGCCAATTTAAAGATCAAATTAGGTATTTCGATCAACAAGCTCAACGAGGTTGTGGTAACGGGGTATCAAAAAGAACGCAGGAAAGATATAACCGGCGCAGTAAATGTTGTGGATGTTGCTAAAATTAAGGATATTCCATCTGGAAATGCAATGAAGTCACTTCAAGGCCGGGTACCTGGCGTACTGATCACGACAGATGGTTCACCAACCGGGCAGGCAGTTGTCAGAATTCGTGGAATTGGTACTTTAGGTAACAACGATCCCTTATATGTTATAGATGGCATTCCAACCAAAAATGGTATGGAGCAGCTCAATCAAAGCGATATAGAATCGATTCAAGTGCTTAAAGATGCATCATCAGCCACCATATATGGTTCAAGAGCTGCAAATGGAGTCATTATTATTACGACAAAAAAGGCAAAGAAGGGCTTCTCCAAAGTAGATTTTAATGCCTCTGCTTCCATCCAGAATTACGCAACGAAATTAAAAACCCTGAATGCGGAAGAAAGAGGAAGAGCTTACTGGCAAGCCTCTATCAATGATAAGGTCAATCCTAATAACAACCAGATCTATCAATATGACTGGAATAATAATTTTAACAACCCGGTATTAAACAGCGTAATTTTTCCAGAATACATTGATGCTGCTAAAACTATGAAGCCTGCAGATACCCACTGGTTTGATGAAATTTCTCAAAATTCAATCATTCAGTCTTATGATGCCACAGTTTCCAATGGCGGAGAAAAGGGAAACAGCCTTTTTTCAATTGGTTATTATGATAACAAAGGGATTGTCAGGAAATCAAGAAGTCAGAAATATACAGCCAGGTTTAATTCTGATTATAATTACCTGAATAACAAACTGAAAGTTGGTGAGAATTTTTCGGTGAGCTACATTAAAAATGCACTTATTCCATCGAGCGATATTCTTTTTGCCTCGCTTGTTCAACAGCCTGTTGTTCCTGTACATACGGTAACAGGTGGTTGGGGAGGTCCTGCTGCAGGTATGACCGACAGACAGAATCCTGTAAGGCTAATTGAGGACAATACACAGAATAGTGCTAATTTCTTCAGGCTTTTCGGAAATGCATATGCAGATTACCAGCTTATCCCAGGCTTAAACTTCAGAACCAATTTTGGAGTAGATTATAACGGTACTTACCAGAGGTTACTTAAAAAATCCTATACTTCTGGCTTTTTATCTGATCCGGCTAACCAGGTGAGCAATTCTCAAGCCTACCAGGGTAATGTGATCTGGCAGAATACCTTAAATTATAAGGTTACCCATGAAAAACATCAAATTGAAGTTTTGCTTGGCCAGGAATACATTAAAAACATTAACCAGGAATTCTCTGCAAGCAGACAAGGCCTTGCACTTGAAAATATTGATTATGCCTATCTTAATGCAGGCACAACGAATACGCTGAACGGTGGGAGTGGTGCAGGAAACAGGTTATTGTCCTATTTCGGAAAAGCCAATTACAGTTATAACGATAGATACATTGCATCTGTTACTTTAAGAAGAGATGGGTCTTCGCGTTTCGGTAAAGAAAACCGTTATGGAATATTTCCTGCATTCTCGCTGGGCTGGAGATTGAGTGAGGAGAAATTTATAAAGGATCTTGGTCTGTTCTCTGATCTGAAACTTAGATATGGCTGGGGCCGTTCAGGAAATCAGGAAATTCCAAACAATGCAACGCTTTCCTTGTATTCAGCTATTTATGGTACCGATCCAACATGGGATTTTGACCGTGGGACGGCATATGATATTAAAGGGGCAGGTACTGGTCAGCTTCCTTCGGGCTTTACTTCAATCCAGCAAGGGAATGACAAGCTGAAATGGGAATCGCTGAAAGAGTCTAATTTTGGTGTTGACTTTGGCCTTTGGAACAATAAGGTTACCGGATCAATTGATTATTTTATCAAAAAGACATCAGATATCCTGATCAGCCCGGGTTACCTGGCTGTACTTGGTGACGGTGGTAACAGCTATAGCAACGGTGCTTCCTTGCAAAATAAGGGGCTTGATGCGATCATAAGCTATGAAGATAAAATTGGAAGTGACTTTGGTTTCAATCTGACTGGTAATTTTTCTCTCTATAGAAATAAGGTAACCTATTTACCTAAGGATGTTTTAGCTTCCTATCCGGGAAATGGCACAGATAAAAATGTGCTTGGAAGGGCCATCAATTCCTACTTTGGTTATGTCGCAGATGGGTTGTTTACCTCTCAGGCAGAAGTGGACACCTATGCCAGTCAGCCGGGAAAAGGGTTGGGGCGGATCAAATACAAGGATCTGAATGGCGATGGCGTAATTAATGATCTGGACCGGGATTTTATCGGCAGTAACAGTCCTAAATTCACTTACGGTTTAAACGTATCACTTACCTATAAAAACTTTGACATGAGTTTTTTCCTTCAGGCGGTAAACGTAGATGTGATGAACGAGTTTAAGACCTATACTGATTTTTCTTCGTTATGGACCGGAACCAACTGGGGAAGCAGAACGCTTGATGCCTGGACGCCAGCTAATCCAAATTCTACTATACCTGCTTTAACGCTGGTAGACCGTAATAATGAAGGCAGATCTTCGACTTATTTCATCGAGAATGGTTCCTACCTGAAGTTGAGAAATCTGCAGATTGGTTTTAACCTGAAAAAAGCGCTGAATATGAAAATACAGAATCTCAGGGTATATATTCAGGGCAGTAATTTATTCACTATTAAAAGCAAGTCATTTACAGGAACGGATCCGGAAATTCCAAATTACGGATTTCCTGTACCCATTGTTGGAACCATTGGCTTAAATATCACATTATAA
- a CDS encoding antibiotic biosynthesis monooxygenase, translating to MAIHVAITRKILPGKEQEFKESLHHFLGESFTHGGVHGAAMISSFPGAAHNEIGILRTFEDEQERDFFYNSAQFKAWEAYASTLTEAPVYRQLMGLEAWFRSPSPPPRWKMAMATLCGVFPTSIFLYYTIGLFIKDLAPVARLLITAASMVGLLTWVVMPLVIRIMKRWLQSPG from the coding sequence ATGGCTATACACGTTGCGATAACCCGAAAAATACTTCCTGGAAAAGAACAGGAGTTTAAAGAATCCCTGCACCATTTTCTTGGAGAGTCCTTTACACATGGAGGTGTGCATGGAGCAGCGATGATCTCTTCTTTTCCGGGAGCAGCGCACAATGAGATTGGCATTCTCAGAACATTTGAGGATGAGCAGGAGCGTGACTTTTTTTATAATTCAGCACAGTTTAAAGCATGGGAAGCTTATGCTTCAACCCTTACAGAAGCCCCGGTCTACCGGCAGCTGATGGGACTGGAAGCATGGTTTCGGTCCCCTTCGCCACCACCACGATGGAAAATGGCAATGGCTACACTCTGCGGGGTATTTCCAACCAGTATATTTTTATACTATACCATCGGATTGTTCATCAAAGATCTGGCACCTGTTGCCCGGCTCTTGATTACAGCAGCATCGATGGTTGGCCTGCTGACCTGGGTAGTGATGCCGTTAGTGATCAGAATAATGAAAAGATGGCTGCAAAGCCCGGGCTGA
- a CDS encoding efflux RND transporter periplasmic adaptor subunit: protein MNQHSTGKYSKRNLFIGIILLFCISAIIWYRLSANQDAAQNEIKQELKTVGYSARAAIVREISFSDAFNYRGTVEAGKIITLNSETDGKLVFFAGEKGKEVSKGSVLAKIDKSTRLSSFQISTDTYEKSKSDYTKLKELLASGNASGMEVENAKLQMQNAASQLNISRKQVSQTLVLVPETGTIIDKKVNQGEYVSAGSPLGLMACLDKVLVNIFVMENDVALLKKGMQVVVHADAYPGTLYTGKITAIIPVASAAKTFPVEISIVNNKKQRLLAGMTVAVILDPDKKSKALVIPRTALARDKNQAAVYLIHHSNQPVKTPILLGKTYDTYLAVSQGLKAGDTVMTSGLLNVEPGKKIQWLNVQQ from the coding sequence ATGAATCAGCATAGCACAGGCAAATATTCAAAACGAAATCTCTTTATAGGTATAATCCTGCTATTTTGTATATCGGCAATAATATGGTACCGTTTAAGCGCCAATCAGGATGCTGCACAAAATGAGATTAAACAAGAGCTGAAAACAGTTGGCTATTCAGCCCGGGCAGCAATCGTGAGGGAAATTAGTTTTTCTGATGCCTTTAATTACAGAGGGACAGTAGAAGCAGGAAAAATAATCACCTTAAATTCAGAAACAGATGGTAAGCTTGTTTTTTTTGCCGGAGAAAAAGGAAAAGAAGTCAGTAAAGGATCAGTACTGGCAAAAATAGATAAATCAACACGTCTCTCCTCTTTTCAGATCAGCACTGATACTTATGAAAAATCAAAAAGTGATTATACAAAGTTGAAAGAATTACTGGCCTCGGGAAATGCATCTGGCATGGAGGTGGAAAATGCAAAACTCCAGATGCAGAATGCAGCCTCTCAGTTAAATATTAGTAGAAAACAAGTTAGTCAGACGCTTGTTCTGGTTCCCGAAACCGGAACTATTATAGATAAAAAGGTAAATCAGGGCGAATATGTTAGTGCAGGTAGTCCGCTGGGATTGATGGCCTGCCTGGATAAAGTACTGGTAAACATATTTGTAATGGAGAATGATGTTGCTTTACTAAAAAAAGGTATGCAGGTAGTAGTGCATGCAGATGCCTATCCAGGTACGCTGTATACCGGAAAGATAACAGCGATTATACCTGTAGCATCCGCTGCAAAGACATTTCCTGTAGAGATTAGCATTGTCAACAATAAAAAACAACGGTTATTAGCAGGTATGACTGTAGCTGTCATCCTGGATCCTGATAAAAAATCCAAAGCACTGGTTATCCCGCGTACTGCACTGGCAAGAGATAAAAATCAGGCAGCAGTTTATTTAATACACCATTCCAATCAGCCAGTTAAAACTCCAATCCTGCTTGGAAAAACATATGACACTTACCTTGCCGTGTCTCAGGGACTAAAGGCCGGTGATACAGTGATGACCTCAGGTCTGCTCAATGTAGAACCCGGTAAAAAAATACAATGGCTTAACGTACAGCAATAA